In Vigna unguiculata cultivar IT97K-499-35 chromosome 3, ASM411807v1, whole genome shotgun sequence, a single genomic region encodes these proteins:
- the LOC114175586 gene encoding protein ANTHESIS POMOTING FACTOR 1 isoform X2 gives MGGTQTEREEKVSLELSEEILQSMEVGMAFKDYNGRISSLDFHRASSYLVTASDDESIRLYEVTSGTCLKTINSKKYGVDLVCFTSHPTTVIYSSKNESLRLLSLHDNKYLRYFKGHHDRVVSLSLCSRKDCFISGSLDRTVLLWDQRAEKCQGLLRVQGRPAISYDDQGLVFAVAFGGFIRMFDARKYEKGPFEIFSVGGDMSDANVVKFSNDGSLILLTTADGHIHVLDSFRGTLLSTYNVTPVSCNSTLEASFSPEGMFVISGSGDGSIYAWSVRSGKEVASWRSATSDTGPPVIKWAPGSLMFATGSSELSFWIPDLSKLGSYVGRK, from the exons ATGGGAG GGACACAAACtgagagagaagagaaggtGTCTTTGGAGCTCAGTGAAGAAATTCTTCAGAGTATGGAAGTAGGAATGGCCTTCAAAGACTAT AATGGTAGAATTAGTTCCTTGGACTTTCACAGGGCATCCAGTTATCTAGTAACTGCTAGTGATGATGAATCCATTCGACTGTATGAGGTTACCAGTGGAAC TTGTTTGAAGACAATTAATAGCAAAAAGTATGGGGTTGACCTGGTTTGCTTCACATCTCATCCTACAACTGTTATATACTCTTCGAAAAATG AATCTTTGCGGCTTCTATCGTTGCATGATAACAAGTATTTGAGATATTTCAAAGGTCACCATGACAG GGTTGTGTCGCTAAGCTTGTGCTCTCGGAAAGACTGCTTTATATCTGGTTCTCTAGATCGAACTGTTTTACTATGGGATCAAAGGGCTGAAAAGTGCCAG ggACTGTTACGTGTACAAGGAAGGCCTGCTATATCATATGACGATCAAGGACTTGTCTTTGCAGTTGCCTTTGGAGGATTTATAAGAATGTTTGATGCTCGCAAGTATGAAAAG GGTCCCTTTGAGATATTTTCCGTTGGGGGAGATATGTCTGATGCAAATGTTGTGAAATTTAGTAATGATGGGAGTCTCATTCTTTTAACAACGGCAGATGGGCATATTCATGTGCTTGATTCATTTCGCGGCACACTC TTATCCACATATAATGTCACGCCTGTCTCATGCAACTCCACATTAGAAGCTTCTTTCAGCCCCGAGGGAATGTTTGTAATATCTG GTTCTGGGGATGGAAGCATCTATGCATGGAGTGTTCGAAGTGGCAAAGAA GTTGCAAGTTGGAGGAGTGCAACTTCTGATACTGGACCGCCTGTAATAAAGTGGGCTCCTGGAAGTCTAATGTTTGCTACTGGATCATCTGAATTGTCATTCTGGATTCCAGATTTGTCTAAGTTGGGATCCTACGTTGGAAGAAAGTAG
- the LOC114175586 gene encoding protein ANTHESIS POMOTING FACTOR 1 isoform X1 produces the protein MGGTQTEREEKVSLELSEEILQSMEVGMAFKDYNGRISSLDFHRASSYLVTASDDESIRLYEVTSGTCLKTINSKKYGVDLVCFTSHPTTVIYSSKNGWDESLRLLSLHDNKYLRYFKGHHDRVVSLSLCSRKDCFISGSLDRTVLLWDQRAEKCQGLLRVQGRPAISYDDQGLVFAVAFGGFIRMFDARKYEKGPFEIFSVGGDMSDANVVKFSNDGSLILLTTADGHIHVLDSFRGTLLSTYNVTPVSCNSTLEASFSPEGMFVISGSGDGSIYAWSVRSGKEVASWRSATSDTGPPVIKWAPGSLMFATGSSELSFWIPDLSKLGSYVGRK, from the exons ATGGGAG GGACACAAACtgagagagaagagaaggtGTCTTTGGAGCTCAGTGAAGAAATTCTTCAGAGTATGGAAGTAGGAATGGCCTTCAAAGACTAT AATGGTAGAATTAGTTCCTTGGACTTTCACAGGGCATCCAGTTATCTAGTAACTGCTAGTGATGATGAATCCATTCGACTGTATGAGGTTACCAGTGGAAC TTGTTTGAAGACAATTAATAGCAAAAAGTATGGGGTTGACCTGGTTTGCTTCACATCTCATCCTACAACTGTTATATACTCTTCGAAAAATGGTTGGGATG AATCTTTGCGGCTTCTATCGTTGCATGATAACAAGTATTTGAGATATTTCAAAGGTCACCATGACAG GGTTGTGTCGCTAAGCTTGTGCTCTCGGAAAGACTGCTTTATATCTGGTTCTCTAGATCGAACTGTTTTACTATGGGATCAAAGGGCTGAAAAGTGCCAG ggACTGTTACGTGTACAAGGAAGGCCTGCTATATCATATGACGATCAAGGACTTGTCTTTGCAGTTGCCTTTGGAGGATTTATAAGAATGTTTGATGCTCGCAAGTATGAAAAG GGTCCCTTTGAGATATTTTCCGTTGGGGGAGATATGTCTGATGCAAATGTTGTGAAATTTAGTAATGATGGGAGTCTCATTCTTTTAACAACGGCAGATGGGCATATTCATGTGCTTGATTCATTTCGCGGCACACTC TTATCCACATATAATGTCACGCCTGTCTCATGCAACTCCACATTAGAAGCTTCTTTCAGCCCCGAGGGAATGTTTGTAATATCTG GTTCTGGGGATGGAAGCATCTATGCATGGAGTGTTCGAAGTGGCAAAGAA GTTGCAAGTTGGAGGAGTGCAACTTCTGATACTGGACCGCCTGTAATAAAGTGGGCTCCTGGAAGTCTAATGTTTGCTACTGGATCATCTGAATTGTCATTCTGGATTCCAGATTTGTCTAAGTTGGGATCCTACGTTGGAAGAAAGTAG